The DNA segment AAGCTGTGGAAGATGTAAGGAAATCAAGAGATGGAACCTTGAACCACATCGTGCTTCTAAAAATATCACGCCGTTTATTTTTTCTTGCCACAGAGGCAACTCTAGACGAATTCACAAAAGCAAAGGTGCTTCAACAGTGTCTCAATTTGGGGCTTAAAgttagaaaaataaatcaagaggGCCGGAATGTCTAAGCAAGCATTTACTCTACTTTAGAAGAGATGAATTGAAGCTGTGAAGAGTGATAGAGAAAAATTTATTCAGTTTTCCACTCCTAAAACTGCCGTGTGAATTGCTTCTATTGGAATGTCGGTGTCTAAAAGATTCAGCTCCATTAGAAATAGAAAGGAAATTTCATATGTTCTATTTCTCTTCATCCATCCGGGCTAATTCTTGGCTAGTTTTGCATTTTCCAGGATCCTCACTACCAGCAGTGTCTGCAGCCCACAcaggcagctcctccaggatgtcACACCAATGGTCCAGAGGgttgacctccagcaggccacgtgtgtgcatgtttctTCACAAAGAGTCAGACACAGACCACATGAGGGTGGAATCGTGGCCCGAACTCCAAAAGTGGGGTCCGTGCTCACAGCCCGGTGAAATGCAGCCCGGGTGGGGTTTGTCAGAGaacaatgaaaatgaaagtTTCTTCACAGCTGACACAGGTTCACACCGAGGAggtgtgacacaggtgacaaTCTGGAGGTGATGTGCGGAAtgttctgctgcctgctgcatcCTCACTTTTGGCTGGTGGCGATGGTCTGGGGATCACTGGAGGATCcttgtcttgttttttgttgtttgttggtTGTTTTCTACAGGGAATCAATTTCACAATGAAGTTTCGAAAAACTGCTGCGTATAGGAGCTGCCGGTCAAGATCTGATCTGACAGACAGGATCCATGCTGGGCCTCGGAGCAGAGGGAGTTCGGAGCAGCCTGTCGGCCTTCAGCCGCTTgacgctcctgctgctgctgccgccgccggaGTGGAAGGCACACCTgttagactttcccagggatgtggaggtggagagggCGCAAACACCACACAgcacaaagaacacacacacacacacacacacacacacacacacacacacacacacacgcgcgctcagGAAAGAAAGGCACTTAGAGCAACCGCCCACACAGCACACACTATAGGGCACGAAACCTTCATTCAACTTTTATCATTTCCACTGCATACCACACCACATTCCAACACTGCAAGTGAATCTTAGTCTCCGccccccacaacacacatgTACATGAACGAGTGCGtgcacactctcacacacagtacatcatttttgcagtataAAGGTATAAAAATCAAACTTGAAATTCTAGTTAAACTAATTAGGGtgaagagggtgtgtgtgtgtgcgtgtgtgtgtgtgtgtgtgtgcgcgtgcgatGACAGGACTTCCACATCCAAGTAtttctctttggttttctttccctcctccccatcctctcTCAATAACATTCCAGTCAGTGGTCTGCTGTTGGATCATAGAGTTTCGGGGGCTCTGCTGGCGTCCGGGGTCGCTGACAAGAAAGACAAGGAGCAGATGGTGGTCTTTGTCATTCCCTCCTCTTTTCAGCCTCCTGGCAAGCCTTTaccacctctccctctctccttctctccctcactttgcaccacagcagcatttgGAGGGTGCCTGAATGGCCCCGTCCTCTGCGATGCGAGCAGCCTCGTAGGTATGGACCTCCACAAGCAGATGGTGAGATTATTTGCAGCAATTAATTCTTTGAGAGAATCAGTGGGAGCGTGTTTGCGGCAGAGATTTGGGGGGTGCTTGGTTGAATGTGGTGAATGACATTCTTCCTTAAAAGTCCCtccaagaggaaaaaagaagtcTTGATGGGGCGGGTTGGTGGGAGTCTACAGCAGGAGGGTCAGAAAAGCGCGGGTAAAGTATGAGAATATTTCCTAATGAAAAGGATCAGTGCCATTCATTTATAAATGTCCACATTCCAAAGTAAAACAGTAGCTCCAGGGTAGTAACGAGCTCAAGTTAAAGATTCCCCACGCTCTGCCTGTAGTTGgaaaaaaatcaccttttttGCAGTTCCAATTCAAAATACAGTAAACACAGCAAAGTCCATATGTTGCAGTAACTTAATCGATGctacaaatgaaaaaaaatcccacgATCAAACATCGATCCTCCACCATGTCAAATTATTAACTGTCCAAAGCGGTCAATCGACATGTCAGTCAAGCTGTCATTCAGCTGCTTCTTTTCAAGTGCCAGAGCGGAGCAGTAACGCAAGAGCTGTAATCCATCAACACACCCCATCATACACCTCCTAATGACCCTGCAGGTCACGGGGTCGAGCCCCTCATTAACTCTGATGTTGGTGTCACCAGcagcccttttttccccctggacACTCTCTCTCAGGAATTAGTGGCTTTTGATTTCTTCCACTCCTCTCGGTGGCACAGAGGAGTGGCGGCACAGGAGGTTCAAGTAAAAGCTGCAAGGAAATGTCCCTGCAGGAAGTACTGGACTTGATGTGAAGGACTCCCACAGATGCAGACTCTTGTTCCGGGAGTGTTTTTGTCTAACAGAAACCCTCACTGCACTGCCCCGGACCACCTGCAGTAACCCCCAGGACCCTTTTGACTCCTGCAAATATTCCCGAATCATCTGTTTGTATTTTAGAAGTTTCAAGCTCAGAACCTGCAGAGAGATATGATTGTCTTCCTTACTGCAGGGTTCTCCCTCGGTTTGGACCTAAAGCTAGAAAACTGCATCATCAGCAGGGAAACAAGTCTTCTGCTGAAGGTCTCCACGGGAACTTTATGAGGCAAATATAAAAACCAGGATGGTAAATATTTTACAAAGCTTAAGGGAGATTTGGGCCCTGGTGCAGTATAGAGACAACAAGCATGGCAGCAGCTGTGCAACAGGATGTAACAAAGGTGCACCTgttgtcactcacacacacactcacacacacagcaagagAACAGCACACACTCACTGAAATGTCTGTACCAACATGTTGGGTCTCTCCACAGTTTGGAGTACAAACAGGGCAGTGAAGTGGCATCAGAAAGGCAGGTTGGGGGTGTTTGATATGACCATTAAGAGGAAACAAGGAAgtaaaatcagcggctgaggggATTAAGGAAAAATTCCCAGTGGAAAGAAATATTCAAATAGTGTTGTGGGAAGTTTTTCTGACCTACAGTACATGAGTGTTTTTTGTTTAAGTTTATTCACATCCCGCAGGTGTCCCTCCTGAtttgtgtatgtgagtgtgtgtgagtgtgtgtgtgtatgtgagtgtgtgtgtgtgtgtgtgtctgtgtgtgggggggggggatggttgCTCCGGTTGCACAGTGCAAACACCGAATGCACCTGTGTAAATGACACAGAGACATGTGTTTAGCTGGGAGTCCATCAGGGAACGAAGCATGTTGTGCAAACTGTGTCACCTGGAGAGAACGAGAAATAAAAGTCTGGCTCCGCCCCTTCGCCGGCGCTGCAGCCGAGACAGCCGGCACAGATGGATCTGGGTTTCTGAAGATACCAGCAGAGgcgggaggagcagcagctaccGTGAATGCACAGGTGGTAGTTTAAGAGATTAAGAACTGCTGCACAAGCTGTGCTGCACGGACACCCAGACagtatcacccccccccccacggtgagACAGGCTGAGTGAAAACAAGCCAGTGGATGTGTCGGCTGGGGGTTCAGTGGTATAAACAGAAGAATGACTAATCTTTCGGCCACCAGATTCAcaagctgacctctgaccctgacgtGAAATAAGTTGATGTTGATCTGAACACATTCGAGAGGCGATAAGCGAATCTAATAAACTCCTCTCTAAGGTGTGAACAACACATTTAACCAATTTTTGCCTTCTGGAAAAAGTACAATTTAGAGTTATTCAAGATGATCTGGTTAATAAAGGAAGATGATTTCGTGTTTGCACGCCCGGAGCGAATAGGAACTGTTGGGCCACCTGAGAGCCTGTGTGTCACCACCTGTCGTAACTTAAAATTGCATCCTGGGGAAACCTCCTGCACAGATGTGGCCATTTTGCAATTTCCACTTTTGCCACGGTGACTGCAGCCTCGGCCCGCCACCAAAGTTCCGCAGCTTACACTTGCTCCTCTCTGACTAACTCTCAGTTTGTTCGGTCGTAAAGAGCAAATATGTTTTCTAGCTTTGGTCTCCACATTGGGTAGCCACAACAAACAGTTCTCGGGCTCACCTATTCGGTGGTAATGAGTCCCCAGTTACCCAGAGCTGGTCTCCCGTCAGCGCTGCTATAAATCTTTAGGGAAGTATAGCCAGAAGGGCCACAATTAGAGAagcagaagtggaggaagcttgagaaagcaaacacagaggcagaaaaggagagCCATAACCCACGAATACATTTCCCCTTTTGTCCTGGACAACTGGTAGTTGTTAGCTTTGTATTAATCTGTACATCACTGACAGGCCGCGACAATAAAGATAAGTACGAGTGAAATACGACAACAAACAGAAGTGAGAATGTTCACAGCTCATCTAGAAGATTCATGATGCTGTTGctggatttttcctttttggttaaATGCACGTTATATACAAACAGATGTGGTTTGAAAACCAATTGCCACACTTAAAAAACGATTATTTGATTATATTTAATATTCAAGCAATATTGCTGGATGCCTTCAAGACAGGCTGCAGATACAACAGTTCAGCCCACGCCAAATACTTTGCAAGTTAAAACACCAAATTAGTCAACATTTTACATTATTGATGTGAAGTATTAAGTCTGAGATTGTGGAGAATCATGGAGAGAAAGCAAACTGCTCGTataaagaaaacaggaaacctGAGGGAAATATAAAGCTCTACTCCAGTGCTGAAGGTGGCAGAAATTAGCATAAAAGATAGCTGTCAAAGGCCACGTCTCAAGCACAGCCAAAATCTCAGACCAGCCAGGGAACAAAAACTAAGACAGCAAGATTATGTGTTGCTTCCTGAAAAATCAGCAACAGCAAACACTAACGAtcgagagaggagaagaaatgaAGCAAACACGGTTCATATCAAACAGCACCGATACAACAGTTTGCCTTTGTTCTCTCTAAAGTCTCTAAGACTTTGAGTGATTTATCTTATGTGGGTTTATTTAACACAGACTCCAGCAAAGGAGCCAAAAGCCTGAAATTCATGCTTTTCTCATTTAGGGTGCACGTACATAGTCAAGGTGGAACATTATTTATTCTTAACTGAGGAGAAAGTGGTCAGTGTTTTTCCCTGAGAGAACAGTCCGTCATCCACGTGTCACGAGCTCAGCAGTTCATGCACCATGTTGTTGGAGGAAAGGCTACCATCAAAGATTCATAACACTAACCCCTTTGAAGCTGCCCCTGAACCAAACATTGTAACTCACATTACTGAGCTCACCAGTCACCTCCCATGGCAACAGAAACCAGACATAGAGACAGAGTAAGGAAGGGGCAACGAGGAAAATAGCCATTTAAAGCCATTGAAGCCTTTCAATATTCCTGACAGAAGAGGCTGTGGGGGCTCAACCATAGTGGCTGCCATAAAGTTTGGAACATTAGACTTTCATAGAGTCACTGAGGTGGGTGTCATCCCTGCAACAGTCAGACCTCAGTCCCCCTTTGCATCCTGGGTGGaaaacgagagagagagcgagagagggaggcgCGGGTATGGATGAGCGCCCCGTGTGCGGCGCCAGGCAGTCTATCCAGCGGGCCCACTGAATAGAGctgtgagggagggagcggagcaCCGACGCGTCCCCGGGAGCGGAGGAATGTAggagacacacaaaaacacgcaGCCGGAGGAGATTGGCCCCTGTCGGCTCCCATAGTTACGCCGAAGTCGTTTTCTCTTGTGAAATAACCATCTGATGAAACCACACTCCGCGGTCACATGTCAGATGTCCGCACATGTCAGACAACAAAATACTTCGATTTATGTCTTGTAAAATGTGTTTGCATCTTCTGATTTGGCTCCACGGTCAGCTCTCCTTTGGATGATCGGCTGCGGTGCGTAATTACGCATCAAAGACTGGATCGGATCCGGTTCGGTCCGATAAAATAAGCACAAATCCGAGCCAGTAAAGATAAACAATGGCCGGACGTCAGCGCGCACAACTATCCAAGACTTTTCCCTTTGTCTCTCGTAGTATGAAATAATATTATTTCGCTCTCTTTCCCTCTCGttcgcgcacgcacacgcacgcacagcagCCCACCGCAGAGCACGTAAACCGAGACACGCCTTTTTCTCAGCCCGTTGTGGGTCGGTGGGCAGCGGGCTGCCGGTGATTGACCAGCTTCTCCCTGATCTGTCAGCCGGCTGCTTTggcacctcccctcctctctatAAATGGAGGAAATCTATTCATTCCTCTCACACGGAACCTGCCGAAGTGAGAGAAGCGCTGCGAGCCTCTGCGGGATGTGTTGACAGACCAGAAGCCTTTGGTTGATCTAATTTTTCGCTACTGAATTAAACCAACGTTTACAATTTGACTGCGCCGAGCCGCGATCTCAGCTGCCTGCTGCTACACCTATTATTTCttatctgtttatttatttctgttctcTGAGCCGTTGGTCCTCGAAGATGAAAGCTGTTACTCCAGTCCGCCCCCAGGACTCCTCCTCCGGCAGCAACCAGCTCTCCCTGCACTGTCTGACCAAGCAGAGCTACAACATTGCCCGGTGCAGGATGGAAGAGGAGGATCTCTTCTGTTTGCAGTACGACATGAACGACTGCTACAGCCGGCTGAAGCGGCTGGTGCCCACCATTCCGCAGGATAAGAAAGTGAGCAAAGTGGAGATTCTCCAGCATGTCATCGACTACAtcctggacctgcagctggcCCTAGAGACGCACCCTTCTCTCCACAAACAGCAGAGCGGGACCTgccctcctccagcctccaaGCCCAGCCGGACGCCGCTGACTGTGCTCAACGTCGACCACCACCAGGTAAATCTTTCCTGATCGCACCAGGAGATTTTCCAGAACTTCCCGTCCCTCCCCGTGCCAGACTGTTGTCCGCCTGTCAGACGCAGACAAAGCGCATCGTGCCCATTAGGTGTCATTGTCCTTTCAGCGTTaaagaaagagcagaaaataaTCCACACGCTGCACTTCAGctgtggaaaaagaagaaaaagaaaacatttgcgGGTTAGATGCGGTTAGACTGCGCACTT comes from the Takifugu rubripes chromosome 7, fTakRub1.2, whole genome shotgun sequence genome and includes:
- the id4 gene encoding DNA-binding protein inhibitor ID-4 produces the protein MKAVTPVRPQDSSSGSNQLSLHCLTKQSYNIARCRMEEEDLFCLQYDMNDCYSRLKRLVPTIPQDKKVSKVEILQHVIDYILDLQLALETHPSLHKQQSGTCPPPASKPSRTPLTVLNVDHHQRTSVVKKPEDSVLCR